From the genome of Mucilaginibacter paludis DSM 18603:
TCCTAAATATGCTAATTTTTACCACGACAAGTTTCAAACAAAATCATATCCTATCCGTGGTATTTTTGTATTAGACACCGTAGATAGTTTTGATGAGATCAATTTAAGCAAGCTTAATAAGATGCAGGCTTTTGTAGAAATACAAAGAAATTGCTATAGACCGTTTCAATTACAGAGTATGAATAAAAAAGCCACCCTGTTGCCTATTGCTGCATATCTGGCTGAGAACAAGCCGGTATATAAGATGGTCCGGTCTGTTCAGTTTAATACAACAACCCGAATGGTAGCGCTTATCAAATCAATTGCAGCTGATTTATGAAAAAAAATATAGTTTGGCTTGCTTCCTACCCAAAAAGCGGAAACACCTGGTTCAGATCATTTTTATATGCGTTATTAACTGATGTATCTGTTGATATTAATAGGCTGAATGAAATTTGTTCTAATTTCTCGTATAAAGGCTTTTTTCGCAAAATGACTGATTTTTCGCCTGATTATTTTTATGATTCAGAAATTAAATGCCTTTTACCGGAGGTGTATCAGCAATACGCGTTAGACAGGCCGGATATTAGCTACTTTAAAATACATGATGCCTTTACATTTAACTTGCTCGGTGAACCCATTGTTCCGGAGCAAGTAACAATGGGAGCTATATATTTAATACGGAATCCATTAGATGTGTCAATATCGTTAGCCAGGCACTATGATTTTAGCATTGACGAAAGCATTGAAATGATGAATAATCATCATTATGTTATTGCCGAACAAAAAAACAACCTGAATGTTAAAACGCAGTTTCAGCAATTATTAAAATCGTGGCGATTGCATGTAGAAAGCTGGACCAGATTGCCAAATTTTCCGGTAGCTGTAGTTAGATATGAAGACATGTTAGATAAGCCACTGGAAACCTTTTCAAGAGCATTAAACCTTTTGGATTTAAAATTCACAAACGAACAGATAAACAAGGCTATTGAAGCAAGCAGTTTTTTCAAACTAAAAAAACAAGAGCAGGCGAGTGGTTTTATAGAAAAACCAGCCAAAGCCAAAATGTTTTTCAATGATGGCAAGAAGGATAACTGGAAAGAGATTTTACACAATAGCCAAATACAAAAAATTCTTCATGAAAATGAAGAATTAATGAAGTTGTATAACTATTGTTAATTAAGTATGGCTTATATTAACTATGAGTACTTCCTGGCCCTGCGTCAGATCCTGGACCTGAATTAAGCTGGATCAACTCTTTATCAATATTTACAATTTGGGGGCATTCCCAGGTTTTCTTTTTGTCCGTTGTGTTTTCCATAATTTTACTTTATTGGTTATAATCAAAAATAATGTTTTTTTTTAATATTCATTGTATGAAAACTAAAAATATTGATACCCTTTTTTTATCAACCACTGGGTATGCTCTTCAAATATGATAGCTTGTGCAAGCATCAAGCTTTTTACAGGGAAACGAAGACCTGGCTCTGTGGCAAAAAGCTCTTTACTACAATTACTCATTTTTTTCTTGTCAATAAACATAAAATCGAGTTCATTATCATCGTCTGTATTATTTATAAAGCGCTCTGCAATTGATCTTTGTGAAAGAAAACGCCTGAAAAAATCTGGCGTGTATGCCCTTTTATCATCACGGGTTATAATTTCGTTAGGCACAATTCCTTCCATGGCTCTTTTTAACAAACTACGACTTTGCCCATCAAGAATAAACTGTTCGGGAGGAACGTCGAAAAAGAATTCTGTCAGCCCCTTGTCCATCATCAGGGCGCTGTACTCAGTATTATAATAAGTTCCATAAGAATGCATCGTAGTAAAAAATTTGCCTATTACCCCCGAGTCTATATTTTTGATCAGATCTTTTCTATATGGATGCCCATAACTCGACTTATTATTGATTTTTAAATTAATGTGGTCTTTAAACACATACTCATCTTTTACAACAGCACGAAGTGGGTTATAAACATGTTTAAAAAACAAGGTATTATCCAGTATCTCAGCTTTAATAGCTTGCAGCAACGATCGAGATTTAGTGATTTCAAAAAGACTTCCTTTCCCCTTCTCTAAATTGAAGTATTTATACGCTTTTAATAGATTTCCACGTATGATAAATTCATATATTGAATCAATACCTCTGTTAGACACTGTCATATCCCCTCCGAAGCCAGACAATAAGATATTTACGTCTCTCTTCTTTACTTCAGAAAATAAAGCGTTATCTAAATAGTGATATTGAAACGGAGGGGTTGAGTATTTATTAAAAGTGTCTTCCAAATGGCTAAATGGGCCTATATTGGCATCGGGCCAAACAAAAGTTTGATCCATATTCTCAAAATGCTTACCAATTATCTTTATATAGTGCCTTTCATCCTTTTCGGGACCTATGTGATGCTCTGGGAGTACAGAAGAAAAAGAGTAAAGCGTTTTATTTTGCTTTGCAAGGATGTTAGCAGCAATTGATGCAACAAATGAAGAATCTAAGCCCCCACTTAATAGCACACCTACATTTTGATCTGTTTCAAGCCTGTTTGCAACGGCCTGAGTTAGTAACTCTCTTAAGCAATCACTCCAGTCATCATGTTTCTTAAATTTGTATTTATTTATAGCTTTTACAAACCAATATTTTTTTATTATCAAAGGTCTATTTACACCTACAGAAAGTTGACTTGCAGCTATTAATTCAAATATTTCGGTATCAAATGTAGCACCCTTATATGCCCTTTTAAAATGCCTTACAATTGAATCTGAATTAAATATCTTTTTGGTGAAATTGGCATCAACTATACCTTTGATTTCTGATGAAAATACGAACAACTGTGGCGAATCGTAATAAAACAACGACCTAAAACCCATGTGGTCTGTGGCCGCAAAGAGTTGCTTTGATAGTTTATCCCAAATAACAAATACAAACTCACCCTCAAGATAATCAGTGCATTTTTCCTGCCACTTTTTGTAACATTCTAAAATTATCTTAGAGTCGTGTAAAAAGGCATATTTCTTTTCATAACCTAACGTGTGAGACAATGCACGCCTGTTATATATTTTCGCATCACTAACAACAACAAATCGTTCATCTTCAAAAGGCAATTGCTCATTTTTCTGGTAAATATTGGTAATTAAGTTATGGTGGCGCAAAAAAACATTGGCTTGGTGATATTGACCAGAACTATTTACTGCTCTATGGGCTAATGTGTTTTGTATTTTTGCAATAGTTTCATCATTTGTATTGCGCCCTGTTTTATCAATGATTCCAAAAATAGCACTCATAGCTTATTTATTTTATATAAAATATGGGGGCAAAAAACAGTTTTTTTAATAAAAACATAAACCTGATTGGTATCTGGTAACCTAAAAGCAAAGATCATCAAAACTTGCATTTTGCTAATAAGTTATCCTAATTCTGTATCTTTATTTAAACCTAAATATTTGCATTGGTATCCAGGGATAAAGCACTCATTATAAAACAGCATGTTAATATTAATAAGGTTATCATCCTTACAATAAATCAATAACCTGTGTTCTGCTTCTACAATAGTGCCGGGTTTAGTTTTTGTTGCTAAATTGCTTGCTTGAGTAACAATAGTAGCATCTATCAATTTTATTTCCTGTCCGTTAAAAGACGTTAAAGCTCCTTTATTCCACGGATTACAAGCCCGCACCAGGTTGCATATTGCAACGGAGCTCATTATTTGCCAATTGATTAATACATCACTTAATACAGGCCTTTTATGATAGGCTGACGTTAATTTGCTTGTATCAATTTCCGGTATTGGCATCCGGTGTGCCAATAATTGTAATATATAGAATACGCCTTCTATACAAAGTTGACTAAACAGCTTATTAACCAATTGATAATTATAATGTGGTAAATCGTTAGTTTCTTTTGCCCAGACAACCGGGCCTGCGTCAAATTTAGAAGACAATTTATGAATGGACAGCCCTATTTTATCTATCCCGTTTTTCAGTTGCCAAAATACAGGAACGGGACCCCTAAATCCAGGCAACGGACCAAAATGGATATTAAATAATAGCGTAGGGCATTTTATTAGCCGATCCAAACGGATAAGATGGGGATAACCTAATATAAAGCAAATATCATAATTGCCCCCTTGCAACCAATGGTACAGATCATTATTGGCATTCGTTTCCTCTGTAAAAGATAATTTAGCTTGTTTAACAAAGGCTAATACCTTTTGATGAACAAAAGCATCTTTAGGTGGGCTAAAAAAAACATACACTTGCAGTTGTTGGGCTGCAAGTGTATAAGCGAAAGGAATAAAGGAATCGGTATTAGAAATAACACCTATACGCATAACTAAATGGGGTTATCTGTGTAAACATACAAACTATGAATGGGTTGGAAATAACCCGTTCATACATATCATGTAGCTTACAACAGCAACCGGCATTATATTACTATGGAATGACGAATTACCTGCTGGTGTAATTGCAGACTGATTTAATGCCTGAACAGTAAGACCAGCCGCATTACCAGGCAGATAACCTACCCCTGAAGCTGTAGGGGAACTAACCGAACCTAAATATGTAACTGTTGAAGGTACGTTTACACTAGGTGGATTGGTCACGGTACTCACCGTCATGGTATGTGAGTGGGCAGGTATTTGAGCTGTGGTTAATTGCACTTGTTCAGTACCTCCATTGGAGCCGATTGTCCTGTTGGTAAGACCAGCACCCTGTCCCATGGCTACTGCCAGGCGCCCCCTAAGATCGGGTATCTTGAAGGTTTGCACTCCATCGCCACCATAGGTGGTACCTATTAAGGCAAACAAAGC
Proteins encoded in this window:
- a CDS encoding sulfotransferase domain-containing protein → MKKNIVWLASYPKSGNTWFRSFLYALLTDVSVDINRLNEICSNFSYKGFFRKMTDFSPDYFYDSEIKCLLPEVYQQYALDRPDISYFKIHDAFTFNLLGEPIVPEQVTMGAIYLIRNPLDVSISLARHYDFSIDESIEMMNNHHYVIAEQKNNLNVKTQFQQLLKSWRLHVESWTRLPNFPVAVVRYEDMLDKPLETFSRALNLLDLKFTNEQINKAIEASSFFKLKKQEQASGFIEKPAKAKMFFNDGKKDNWKEILHNSQIQKILHENEELMKLYNYC
- a CDS encoding asparagine synthase-related protein — translated: MSAIFGIIDKTGRNTNDETIAKIQNTLAHRAVNSSGQYHQANVFLRHHNLITNIYQKNEQLPFEDERFVVVSDAKIYNRRALSHTLGYEKKYAFLHDSKIILECYKKWQEKCTDYLEGEFVFVIWDKLSKQLFAATDHMGFRSLFYYDSPQLFVFSSEIKGIVDANFTKKIFNSDSIVRHFKRAYKGATFDTEIFELIAASQLSVGVNRPLIIKKYWFVKAINKYKFKKHDDWSDCLRELLTQAVANRLETDQNVGVLLSGGLDSSFVASIAANILAKQNKTLYSFSSVLPEHHIGPEKDERHYIKIIGKHFENMDQTFVWPDANIGPFSHLEDTFNKYSTPPFQYHYLDNALFSEVKKRDVNILLSGFGGDMTVSNRGIDSIYEFIIRGNLLKAYKYFNLEKGKGSLFEITKSRSLLQAIKAEILDNTLFFKHVYNPLRAVVKDEYVFKDHINLKINNKSSYGHPYRKDLIKNIDSGVIGKFFTTMHSYGTYYNTEYSALMMDKGLTEFFFDVPPEQFILDGQSRSLLKRAMEGIVPNEIITRDDKRAYTPDFFRRFLSQRSIAERFINNTDDDNELDFMFIDKKKMSNCSKELFATEPGLRFPVKSLMLAQAIIFEEHTQWLIKKGYQYF
- a CDS encoding methionyl-tRNA formyltransferase gives rise to the protein MRIGVISNTDSFIPFAYTLAAQQLQVYVFFSPPKDAFVHQKVLAFVKQAKLSFTEETNANNDLYHWLQGGNYDICFILGYPHLIRLDRLIKCPTLLFNIHFGPLPGFRGPVPVFWQLKNGIDKIGLSIHKLSSKFDAGPVVWAKETNDLPHYNYQLVNKLFSQLCIEGVFYILQLLAHRMPIPEIDTSKLTSAYHKRPVLSDVLINWQIMSSVAICNLVRACNPWNKGALTSFNGQEIKLIDATIVTQASNLATKTKPGTIVEAEHRLLIYCKDDNLININMLFYNECFIPGYQCKYLGLNKDTELG
- a CDS encoding phage tail protein, which encodes MADAYLGEIRAFAGAYAPQDWLICDGSLLQISNYNALFALIGTTYGGDGVQTFKIPDLRGRLAVAMGQGAGLTNRTIGSNGGTEQVQLTTAQIPAHSHTMTVSTVTNPPSVNVPSTVTYLGSVSSPTASGVGYLPGNAAGLTVQALNQSAITPAGNSSFHSNIMPVAVVSYMICMNGLFPTHS